The following proteins are encoded in a genomic region of Streptococcus constellatus subsp. constellatus:
- a CDS encoding PTS sugar transporter subunit IIC, whose product MIFNKLGRKKFVNQYLLKKMIAFRRNSFIKITQKTLVSLFPFFLLTTTTMVLSESVFSVNGYINNLFNVRSWFPYFSTIGLVLTNCTALIGGLSGPLATYFSAKYTAGHYGRSTGTAGITAFIFSLLIHSRKLFSALLKDGALMRISLPVNINLIVAILMGYIVGQIFRFSSPSDDQIVDKYFVYRPKTVRPILSSLSLALIYSFFLFLGNRYNVFSTISNFFSNLIVNRNNIFVIEMNTALRTFSAWIGNSNLFNNIPFVNDSFALDNLNYALKQHTTRGIPYPFSSTNLYDAYGIFAGLGGGLALLVAILWKSRSDKDRDVSLKSIFPSLFNHGAAFMVGIPIFFNFLFLIPFILVPMINVFIASIFLYFRLMPPAVYPVPSGAPSVLYAFIGTGGSLRALAVGIFIFIIDVMIYLPFVTFNDQIHDELRRVDPKGGKHD is encoded by the coding sequence ATGATCTTCAATAAATTAGGTAGAAAAAAATTTGTAAATCAATATTTACTGAAAAAGATGATTGCTTTTCGACGGAATAGTTTTATTAAAATTACGCAAAAAACCTTGGTATCACTATTTCCTTTTTTCTTGCTAACAACGACAACAATGGTTTTGTCAGAGTCGGTTTTTTCAGTAAATGGTTATATTAACAACCTATTCAACGTTCGCTCTTGGTTTCCGTATTTTTCGACAATTGGATTGGTTTTGACAAACTGTACTGCTTTGATAGGTGGGCTGTCGGGCCCGTTAGCGACTTATTTTAGCGCGAAATATACGGCTGGTCACTATGGACGTAGCACAGGAACGGCAGGAATTACTGCTTTTATTTTTAGCTTGTTAATTCATTCGCGAAAGTTATTCTCCGCACTTTTAAAAGATGGTGCCTTGATGAGAATTAGCCTTCCTGTCAATATCAATTTAATAGTTGCCATATTGATGGGTTATATAGTAGGGCAAATCTTTCGCTTTTCGAGTCCAAGTGATGATCAAATTGTGGATAAATATTTTGTTTATCGTCCAAAAACAGTTCGTCCCATTCTTTCTTCTTTGTCTCTAGCACTTATTTACAGTTTCTTTCTGTTCCTAGGTAATCGTTATAATGTATTTTCGACCATTTCTAATTTTTTCTCAAACTTAATTGTTAATCGAAATAATATCTTCGTGATTGAAATGAACACTGCCTTACGGACTTTTAGTGCTTGGATTGGAAATAGCAATCTCTTTAACAATATTCCTTTTGTCAATGATTCGTTTGCATTAGATAATCTTAATTATGCTTTAAAACAACATACGACGAGAGGAATTCCTTATCCCTTTTCCTCAACAAATCTTTATGATGCCTATGGTATCTTTGCAGGACTTGGTGGAGGATTAGCACTCTTAGTTGCTATTTTATGGAAATCTCGTAGCGACAAAGATCGTGATGTTAGTTTGAAAAGTATTTTCCCTTCTCTTTTTAATCATGGCGCTGCCTTCATGGTTGGCATTCCTATATTTTTCAACTTTCTTTTTTTGATTCCTTTTATTCTTGTACCCATGATAAATGTCTTTATAGCCAGTATTTTTCTTTATTTCAGACTAATGCCACCAGCTGTGTATCCAGTTCCTAGCGGAGCACCAAGTGTACTATATGCTTTCATTGGGACAGGAGGAAGTTTGCGAGCTCTAGCAGTTGGTATTTTCATTTTTATCATTGATGTTATGATATATCTTCCATTTGTTACATTTAATGATCAGATTCATGATGAACTTCGTCGAGTAGATCCAAAAGGAGGTAAGCATGACTAA
- a CDS encoding alpha/beta hydrolase — protein MTKQVKLVLLTVLIFLIVLAVPSYSWTRKNIDEIAKFYNARLSPIIMIPGSSATENRFDSLVQKLNQRRRGVKHSLLKVKVWNDGRITYSGSIAANDNEPIIVIGFENNKDGYSNIKKQAKMVNAAFEDLQGKYNFNNFKGLGHSNGGLIYTAFIENYLGDYDVNLKKLMTIGTPYNFTETNINNKTEMLADFIKNRKNIPRTLAMYSVAGTITYDSDELVPDTSVSAGKYIYQGQAAHYTETTVTGEDAQHSDLPTNDEVVSLIQECLIDKQTKRNQKN, from the coding sequence ATGACTAAACAAGTAAAACTTGTTTTGCTAACGGTTTTAATTTTCCTCATTGTTTTAGCAGTCCCCTCTTATAGTTGGACAAGAAAAAATATCGATGAAATTGCTAAATTTTATAATGCTCGTTTGTCGCCAATCATTATGATACCGGGAAGTTCTGCTACAGAAAATCGATTCGATAGTTTGGTTCAAAAACTAAATCAAAGGCGTCGTGGGGTTAAGCATAGTTTACTTAAAGTGAAAGTATGGAACGATGGACGGATTACTTATAGCGGTTCGATTGCTGCTAATGACAATGAACCGATTATTGTTATTGGATTTGAAAATAATAAAGATGGTTATAGTAATATCAAAAAGCAAGCTAAAATGGTTAATGCTGCGTTTGAGGACTTGCAAGGAAAATATAATTTCAATAATTTTAAAGGATTGGGGCATTCTAATGGCGGTTTGATTTATACAGCATTTATCGAGAATTATCTTGGAGATTATGATGTGAATCTAAAAAAGTTAATGACAATCGGAACGCCTTATAATTTTACTGAAACAAATATTAATAACAAAACAGAAATGTTAGCTGACTTTATTAAGAATCGTAAAAATATTCCTAGGACCTTAGCGATGTACTCCGTAGCAGGGACTATTACTTATGATTCGGATGAATTGGTTCCTGATACAAGTGTAAGTGCTGGTAAGTATATCTATCAGGGACAAGCAGCTCACTATACAGAAACTACCGTCACAGGAGAAGATGCACAACACTCTGACTTGCCAACCAATGATGAAGTTGTGTCGTTAATCCAAGAATGCCTTATAGACAAACAAACTAAGAGGAACCAAAAAAATTAG
- a CDS encoding MFS transporter has translation MSLDKNNKRALVAAIVASGTDDLNVMFLAFSMSSIISELGVTGAQGGWIATITNLGMLVGGLLFGLLADRYHKFKVFKWTIVIFSLATGLIYFTQNIYYLYLMRFIAGIGVGGEYGVAIAIMAGIVPIGKMGRISSLNGIAGQVGSITSALLAGWLAPALGWKGLFLFGLAPIALVLWMMLAIDDDHIRDNGNVTLKAEGRQSVKMSELFKTPSLTAQTVALMVMTTVQIAGYFGMMNWLPTIIQTSLHISVKDSSLWMVSTILGMCLGMLTFGQILDKWGPRFVYSIFLLASSMCVYLFQFANSMPAMIIGGAIVGFFVNGMFAGYGAMITRLYPAHIRSTANNVILNVGRAIGGFSSVIIGKILDISSVSMVMIFLASLYLISFAALWTIKNLKAERYSLLGEELVAEEV, from the coding sequence ATGTCTTTAGACAAAAATAATAAGCGAGCACTGGTTGCTGCGATTGTTGCATCAGGAACGGACGATTTAAACGTCATGTTCTTAGCTTTTTCGATGTCATCTATTATTTCAGAATTAGGTGTTACTGGAGCGCAAGGAGGCTGGATTGCAACAATTACCAATCTGGGAATGTTGGTTGGAGGTTTGCTTTTTGGCTTATTGGCTGACCGCTATCACAAGTTCAAGGTCTTCAAATGGACGATTGTTATTTTTTCATTAGCAACAGGGTTGATTTACTTTACACAAAATATTTATTATCTATATCTCATGCGTTTTATCGCTGGGATAGGCGTTGGTGGAGAGTATGGAGTTGCCATCGCGATTATGGCAGGTATTGTTCCTATTGGAAAAATGGGGCGCATTTCATCTTTGAATGGAATTGCAGGGCAAGTCGGTTCTATTACTTCAGCACTTTTAGCAGGTTGGTTAGCTCCAGCACTTGGTTGGAAAGGGCTGTTCCTCTTTGGACTTGCGCCTATTGCCTTGGTTTTGTGGATGATGTTAGCGATTGATGATGATCATATCCGAGATAATGGCAATGTGACATTAAAAGCAGAAGGGCGCCAGTCTGTTAAAATGAGTGAATTGTTTAAAACACCATCTCTAACGGCTCAGACAGTAGCGCTTATGGTCATGACAACAGTACAAATTGCGGGTTACTTTGGTATGATGAACTGGCTTCCAACCATTATCCAAACAAGTTTGCATATTTCTGTGAAAGATTCCTCACTTTGGATGGTCTCAACGATTTTAGGGATGTGTCTGGGAATGCTCACCTTCGGTCAAATCCTTGATAAATGGGGCCCGAGATTCGTTTATTCAATCTTTCTTCTAGCATCCTCCATGTGTGTTTACCTCTTCCAATTTGCCAATTCAATGCCTGCCATGATTATCGGGGGTGCGATTGTTGGTTTCTTTGTCAATGGTATGTTTGCGGGTTATGGCGCGATGATTACGAGATTGTATCCAGCTCATATTCGCTCCACGGCTAATAATGTCATCTTAAATGTTGGCCGAGCAATTGGAGGATTTTCATCTGTGATTATTGGGAAAATTTTAGATATCTCGAGCGTTTCAATGGTCATGATTTTCCTAGCAAGCCTTTATTTGATTAGCTTTGCTGCCTTGTGGACGATTAAGAATTTAAAAGCAGAACGTTACTCACTGTTAGGAGAAGAATTGGTTGCAGAAGAAGTATAA